From Pararhizobium sp. A13:
CGCTCGGCGGCTTCGAGACCGACCGGTGGCTGGCCGGTGCGCCCAATCCGGAAGGCGAGGGCCGCATCCCCAACATCACGCCGGGTTCGAAAAGCATCGGCGGATGGAGCGAGAGCGATATCGTCAACTATCTCGAAACCGGTTTCACACCCGACTTCGATTCGGTCGGTGGCTCGATGGTCGAGGTGCAGAAGAACATGGCCAGACTGCCCGCCAGCGACCGCGAGGCGATCGCGGCGTATTTGAAGGCGGTGCCGGCGAGGGAGTAGCGGTGTTGTCTGAAAATTTCGGAATGGCTTTGCAGCCAGTGGCATGCAATGCAGCGTTCCTGTCAGGCTGCGTCGCTGCGGTTGATCTCGTGAAGCGCTGCGCGCGCGATGAATCCTGATCGTGTCAGCCCGTTCGCCTCGGCGAAACTGTCGATCTGTCGTAGAACATCTTCCGGCAGCGTCACGTTCACCCGCACCGCCTTCTTCGCGTCCGTTTTGAACCCGACGAGGATAGCGACACCCTGCCTGTTGTCCGGGTCTGCCATCACGGCTTCGAGGCTGGAGGGTTCCACAATGGGAACCCCGTCCTCGATGAGGCCTTCGAGATGCAATGCCAGGGCCTCCTCCGCCATACGCCGTGCTTCGTCAAGATCGGCCCCCGCCGAAATCACGCCTGGAAAATCGGGGAAAGACACGCCGTAGTCGCTGTCAGTATCCTTATGGATCAGTCCGATATAATGACGCATGGAGCTACCTCAGTTTTAGGCCGGCTTGCTTTTCGACGCTTTTGAGCGTTGCGATAGGAATGTCGCGCTTGGGATGGGGGACCGTAACGCGACCCGGCTTGTCCGTATGCTTGAATTGGACATGACTGCCTTTTCTCGCCACCTCGAACCAGCCGTCTTTTCGTAGAGCGGTGATAACATCGGAGCTCAGCATGCGTTGATTTATACACATTGATGTGTATAAATCAACGCTGTTATTCCTTGGAGCGAGCGGCTGAACATGCTGGGCCGAGAATGACATACCGGTGCGCGCAAGATCACGCCAGCGTCTGCAGATAGCGCATGCCGGTCACCGGGCCGGGCGTGAAGTTTTCCGATTCGTAGAAGCGGTGCGCCTGGAAATTGCCGGTGGCGGCGCTGACCGAGAGGTAGGTGGCGCCTGACATGCGGGCCTGTTCGCGGGCCTTTCCGACGAGATGGCGGCCGATACCGGTGCCGCGATGGGCCGCGCGGACGTAGAGCTGGTGCAGCTCCATGCCACGCGCGCCCTGCTGGGCGCGGTAGAGCGGCACGAGAATGGTGTAGCCGATCAGTTCGCCGCCGGCTTCGGCAACCAGCGCGGTGATCCACGGCATGCGGCCGAACAGGTCGCGTTCGAGATTTTCCGGGGTGACGGCGGCCGTGTCGCCGTGATGGGCGGCAAGCTCGGCGATCATTTCGCTGAGCTCGGCCAAGTCGCGGCTTTTGGCGGTGCGGATGGTCACCATCGGCGCGCGCGTGGCCGGATGGGCATGATGGGCATGATGTGTCGGGATGGCGGTCTGCAGCATGTCGAGGCTCCTGAATGGCTTTCCGCCATCAGGTGCCGTCCAAAAACAAAAGCCGCCTGATGGCGGCTTGTTGAACGAGATCAGACAGCCGCACCTATGGGAGCAGCGTAAAATACCAACGGGCGATGTTCGCGGTTCTGATCATGATGGGCAATGTCATCTTTTCCGGAATTTTGTCAACCGGAAATCGCATCACCGTTAATTTTTACGGCCAAAACAAGATTGCGAGACGCCATCTTTCAAGCAAAGAGCAGCCACATTCGCTGCCTA
This genomic window contains:
- a CDS encoding type II toxin-antitoxin system HicA family toxin; translation: MLSSDVITALRKDGWFEVARKGSHVQFKHTDKPGRVTVPHPKRDIPIATLKSVEKQAGLKLR
- a CDS encoding GNAT family N-acetyltransferase, which gives rise to MLQTAIPTHHAHHAHPATRAPMVTIRTAKSRDLAELSEMIAELAAHHGDTAAVTPENLERDLFGRMPWITALVAEAGGELIGYTILVPLYRAQQGARGMELHQLYVRAAHRGTGIGRHLVGKAREQARMSGATYLSVSAATGNFQAHRFYESENFTPGPVTGMRYLQTLA
- a CDS encoding type II toxin-antitoxin system HicB family antitoxin, giving the protein MRHYIGLIHKDTDSDYGVSFPDFPGVISAGADLDEARRMAEEALALHLEGLIEDGVPIVEPSSLEAVMADPDNRQGVAILVGFKTDAKKAVRVNVTLPEDVLRQIDSFAEANGLTRSGFIARAALHEINRSDAA